The DNA window GGCAAAGTCACCCATTTCGTCGCCGGCATCGGCACCGGCGGGACGATCACGGGCGCCGGGCGCTACCTCAAAGAGGTGTCCAACGGTGCGGTGCGCATCATCGGCGTCGACCCCGAGGGGTCGGTGTATTCGGGCGGCACCGGCCGGCCCTATCTGGTGGAGGGCGTCGGCGAGGACTTCTGGCCGCAGGCATACGACCGCACGGTGCCCGACGAGATCATCGCGGTTTCCGATTCCGACTCGTTCGACATGACCCGGCGGCTGGCGCGCGAGGAAGCGATGCTGGTCGGCGGGTCATGCGGGATGGCGGTGGTCGCCGCGCTCAAGGTCGCCGAGCAGGCCGGGCCGGACTCGCTCGTGGTGGTGCTGCTGCCCGACGGCGGGCGGGGCTACATGTCGAAGATCTTCAACGACGCCTGGATGTCGTCGTACGGGTTCCTGCGCAGCCGTCTCGACGGGTCGACCGAACAGTCCAGGGTCGGCGACGTGCTGCGCCGCAAATCCGGCGAGCTGCCCGACCTGGTGCACACCCACCCGTCCGAGACGGTGCGCGACGCCATCGGCATCCTGCGCGAGTACGGGGTGTCCCAGATGCCGGTCGTCGGCGCCGAGCCGCCGGTGATGGCGGGGGAGGTCGCCGGCAGTGTCTCCGAACGCGAACTGCTGTCCGCCGTCTTCGAGGGCCGCGCGAAGTTGGCCGACGCGGTCGCACAGCACATGAGCCCGCCGCTGCCGATGATCGGCGCCGGGGAGTTGGTCAGCGCGGCCGGCAAGGCGCTGCGTGACTGGGACGCGTTGATGGTGGTCGAGGAGGGCAAACCGGTCGGGGTGATCACCCGCTATGACTTGCTGGGCTTCCTCTCCGAGGGACCCCGGGGGCTGTTCGGGCGCCGGTAGTTCTCGTTGCCGCGCGTGACCACCGGCGCGCGCCGCGCGTCTCGCTCGGCCGCGACGCGCTCGGGTACTGTTTCGGCCTAGTTCAGCTGGACCCGAGTGGAAAGGTTGCCCATGACCAATCAACCGCCGCCCGGCGGCGCTTACCCGCCACCTCCCTCGTCGCCCGGGCCCTCGGGTGGGCCTCAGCCCCCGTCGGGTGGGCAGGAAACCCCGCCGCCCCCGCCTCCGCAGGCGCCCGCCGGCGGTGCCTATCCTCCGCCCCCGCCTCCGCCGCCCGGCGGTTCCTATCCGCCGCCCCCGCCGTCGGCCGGCGGATACGCGCCTCCGCCGCCCG is part of the Mycobacterium mantenii genome and encodes:
- a CDS encoding cystathionine beta-synthase yields the protein MRIAQHISDLIGGTPLVRLNSVVPDGAGIVAAKVEYLNPGGSSKDRIAVKMIDAAEANGQLRPGGTIVEPTSGNTGVGLALVAQHRGYKCVFVCPDKVSEDKRNVLMAYGAEVVVCPTAVPPEHPDSYYSVSDRLVTEIDGAWKPDQYANPEGPASHYATTGPEIWSDTDGKVTHFVAGIGTGGTITGAGRYLKEVSNGAVRIIGVDPEGSVYSGGTGRPYLVEGVGEDFWPQAYDRTVPDEIIAVSDSDSFDMTRRLAREEAMLVGGSCGMAVVAALKVAEQAGPDSLVVVLLPDGGRGYMSKIFNDAWMSSYGFLRSRLDGSTEQSRVGDVLRRKSGELPDLVHTHPSETVRDAIGILREYGVSQMPVVGAEPPVMAGEVAGSVSERELLSAVFEGRAKLADAVAQHMSPPLPMIGAGELVSAAGKALRDWDALMVVEEGKPVGVITRYDLLGFLSEGPRGLFGRR